In one window of Puniceicoccus vermicola DNA:
- a CDS encoding acetylxylan esterase encodes MNLKPYLFLGAALAIPFASAQAAKSDYSISVDHSDGLYDMGETATFAIENKNPDSSKTAEYRLTKNLWKTLDTVSLDTAAANQEVTYTSRESGWFRCSVLLPGERRPAAMSGIVFGADSFEPTRETPADFDKFWNQQKARLAASPAEAIVSPVTSEQFAIETQNPDHLAKVQRLEAMGYSYFNVEIPTPGTEPMRGYFAMPSDSSAGENPAILVFHAAGVKGGWCRSSLVNTLAMAEKYKALVLDINAHGMLNGQPQSYYDELEDGELKNYRYQGNDDRDNNYFLGMNLRLLRGIDFLCSRPEWDGKNLITYGVSQGGGQALAAAGLDSRVSATIAIVPALSNIAGEIPGWPGLNKAKTGTPEGDVVEKTMSYFDTVNFASRIQGDTLITVGLSDTTCPAPSVFAVYNQIKAPKEIISVPDGTHHGLSVPSSDLRKIYHNFILKHTKNE; translated from the coding sequence ATGAATCTAAAACCATACCTCTTCCTCGGAGCCGCACTCGCGATCCCTTTCGCAAGTGCTCAAGCGGCCAAGTCCGATTATTCGATTTCCGTCGATCACTCCGACGGGCTCTATGACATGGGAGAAACCGCGACCTTTGCGATCGAAAACAAGAATCCGGATTCCTCGAAAACCGCGGAATATCGTCTGACGAAGAACCTTTGGAAAACGCTCGATACGGTGTCACTCGACACTGCGGCCGCCAATCAAGAGGTCACCTATACATCGCGTGAAAGCGGTTGGTTTCGCTGCTCCGTGCTGCTTCCCGGCGAACGTCGTCCCGCAGCGATGTCGGGGATCGTATTCGGCGCGGATTCCTTCGAGCCCACCCGGGAAACACCGGCCGATTTCGACAAGTTCTGGAACCAACAAAAAGCCCGGCTCGCAGCCTCCCCCGCAGAAGCGATCGTTTCTCCGGTCACGAGCGAGCAGTTTGCGATTGAAACCCAAAACCCCGACCATCTTGCCAAAGTTCAGCGTCTGGAAGCGATGGGCTACTCTTATTTCAACGTCGAGATTCCCACCCCCGGGACAGAACCCATGCGGGGATACTTTGCCATGCCCAGCGATTCTTCAGCCGGGGAAAATCCGGCAATCCTCGTCTTCCACGCCGCTGGAGTCAAAGGCGGCTGGTGCCGCTCCAGCCTGGTCAACACGCTCGCCATGGCAGAGAAATACAAGGCCCTGGTCCTCGACATCAATGCCCACGGCATGCTCAACGGCCAACCACAGTCCTACTACGACGAGCTGGAGGATGGGGAGCTGAAGAACTATCGCTACCAAGGCAACGACGATCGCGACAACAACTACTTCCTCGGCATGAATCTCCGCTTGCTCCGGGGCATCGATTTTCTCTGCTCTCGCCCGGAATGGGACGGCAAAAACCTCATCACTTACGGGGTCAGCCAAGGAGGAGGCCAAGCCCTGGCTGCCGCCGGTCTGGATTCACGCGTATCGGCCACGATCGCCATCGTCCCGGCCTTGAGCAACATTGCCGGCGAGATCCCCGGCTGGCCCGGACTCAATAAGGCCAAGACCGGTACCCCCGAAGGAGATGTCGTTGAGAAGACCATGAGCTATTTCGATACCGTAAACTTCGCGAGCCGCATCCAAGGCGACACCCTGATCACCGTCGGCCTCTCGGATACGACCTGCCCGGCCCCGTCAGTCTTCGCCGTCTACAACCAGATCAAGGCTCCGAAAGAAATCATCAGTGTCCCCGACGGCACCCATCATGGCCTGTCCGTTCCCTCTTCCGACCTGCGCAAGATCTACCACAACTTCATTCTCAAACACACGAAAAACGAGTAA
- a CDS encoding trehalase family glycosidase: MSSTRTSEVKAFILSQWDETIRSCTEDDGTLIGLPHPYTIPSRKGAFQEFYYWDTYFSTLGLIHSDRIELAENNARNLLAQVQRYGYVPNGNRSYYLNRSQPPYLAAMVGLVDHHRGDHELRSAAYPLLEQEYEFWTTRRSSTVGLAHYGNHATSNELQEFFQTVKHRLGRADERAEDQVSTAYQAMAECESGWDFNSRFDHRCAEFCSIDLNTNLWLYEILLSQWAPTESDWAKWQLRAELRQNLIKDYCWSPELGIFVDYDLRNQALSTVESAASFQPLWAGLASRDQASSVVRNLLPRLEHAYGISPTAPSEFSGRFQWDHPNAWACLQHITYRGLERYGYHDAARRIAEKYVECVTQTFEKTGDLWEKYNVLDGSHHATEEAGYLINPDTLANNTADTGIPSEPPAMMGWTAGVFLDALAFLEEGEPYWLSPVSSTAFIA; this comes from the coding sequence ATGTCTTCCACCCGCACATCCGAAGTCAAAGCTTTCATTCTCTCCCAATGGGACGAGACCATCCGCTCCTGCACGGAAGACGACGGCACTCTCATTGGCCTCCCCCACCCCTACACGATTCCGTCGCGCAAAGGAGCCTTTCAGGAATTCTACTATTGGGATACCTACTTTTCGACTCTCGGGCTGATTCATTCCGACCGCATCGAGCTCGCCGAGAATAATGCGCGCAACCTTCTCGCGCAGGTCCAACGCTACGGCTACGTCCCCAACGGGAACCGAAGCTACTACCTGAACCGGTCCCAGCCTCCCTACCTCGCCGCCATGGTGGGACTCGTGGATCATCATCGCGGCGACCATGAACTACGGAGCGCCGCCTATCCGCTTCTTGAGCAGGAGTACGAATTTTGGACGACACGCAGAAGTTCGACCGTCGGATTGGCCCACTACGGAAATCACGCCACCTCGAACGAGCTGCAAGAATTCTTCCAGACGGTCAAACATCGGCTCGGACGGGCGGATGAACGAGCCGAAGATCAGGTGTCCACCGCCTATCAGGCAATGGCCGAATGCGAGTCCGGATGGGACTTCAACTCCCGCTTCGACCACCGCTGTGCCGAATTCTGCTCCATCGATCTCAATACAAATCTCTGGCTCTATGAAATCCTCCTATCCCAGTGGGCCCCGACCGAATCCGACTGGGCCAAGTGGCAACTGAGAGCGGAACTTCGGCAAAACCTGATCAAAGACTACTGCTGGAGCCCGGAACTCGGAATCTTTGTCGACTACGATCTTCGCAACCAAGCATTGAGTACGGTTGAATCCGCCGCATCCTTCCAACCTCTCTGGGCGGGCTTGGCCTCCCGCGATCAGGCCTCCAGCGTCGTTCGCAACCTCCTTCCTCGACTGGAACATGCCTACGGGATCTCCCCGACCGCACCGAGCGAGTTTTCCGGCCGTTTCCAATGGGATCACCCAAACGCCTGGGCCTGCCTCCAGCACATCACCTACCGGGGCCTCGAACGCTACGGGTACCACGATGCAGCCCGACGAATTGCTGAAAAATACGTTGAATGCGTGACCCAAACTTTCGAGAAGACCGGTGATCTCTGGGAGAAATACAACGTTCTGGATGGGAGCCATCATGCCACCGAAGAAGCCGGCTATCTCATCAATCCCGATACCCTCGCCAACAACACCGCCGACACGGGCATTCCCTCGGAACCTCCGGCCATGATGGGCTGGACTGCAGGTGTCTTCCTCGACGCCTTAGCCTTCCTGGAGGAAGGTGAACCCTACTGGCTCTCGCCGGTCTCATCGACCGCATTCATCGCGTAA